In Carya illinoinensis cultivar Pawnee chromosome 7, C.illinoinensisPawnee_v1, whole genome shotgun sequence, the following are encoded in one genomic region:
- the LOC122315439 gene encoding uncharacterized protein LOC122315439 isoform X1 yields the protein MVMQSSLPSSTEATLFFVSDHGKVEDLRDWRPGTETWQMGSNCDKHPHGQCGNAEPIIEEKDNASTPNSLNFPRSYSQPSNVSTISESCVPNFVYRRRKLRQNSLTIFSPQAPVNMKKSADCHSVISSDVPSVAAKEKLVDFQGFQIEHESHTVGAPIKDSLLCIKDPCVFKSQSINGCSVGDGHASDDVLKSGRQKILEVDSVNDSCSSSQSNMEHVSASMATEVDDTGECSSSSVMAMEVKGEDLSENDLCISILRCQGLVGVLTAKNDDSTEDAGPSGGSSCSRLCNICGHSDTTMNMLICDHCEEAFHVSCLNPRMKKIPTDDDEWFCYSCLKKKCKIPKETDTIKSPCIASEMGRCRITSVKGDSNQILLMLRDTEPYKMGVRVGKGFQAEVPDWSGPIINDVDAIGEPVEMNPSVCVTSHEWNVNKPYTLNSICNWLQCRDIIDGIGEGVNGTICGKWRRAPLCEVQTDDWDCFRSALWDPTHADCAVPQELETDQVLKQLKYIQMLRPQLAAKRRKSGHTKSDGDPQKPTVKHTDSITWVFKFHG from the exons ATGGTGATGCAAAGTTCCCTTCCTAGTTCAACTGAAGCTACTCTATTTTTCGTATCTGATCATGGGAAAGTAGAGGACTTACGTGATTGGAGGCCGGGCACTGAAACTTGGCAGATGGGTTCAAATTGTGATAAACACCCACATGGTCAGTGCGGAAATGCTGAACCAATAATAGAGGAAAAGGATAATGCTAGTACTCCAAACTCGTTAAATTTTCCTAGAAGCTATTCCCAGCCATCAAATGTTAGTACAATATCTGAAAGCTGTGTGCCAAATTTTGTATATAGGCGAAGGAAGCTACGGCAAAACTCTCTCACCATTTTTTCACCACAGGCCCCTGTAAATATGAAGAAAAGTGCTGATTGTCATTCAGTCATAAGTTCTGATGTACCTTCTGTGGCAGCCAAAGAAAAGCTTGTAGATTTTCAAGGTTTTCAAATTGAGCATGAAAGTCATACTGTTGGAGCGCCCATTAAGGATTCTCTTTTATGCATAAAAGATCCCTGCGTTTTTAAGTCACAATCTATAAATGGATGTTCAGTTGGGGATGGGCATGCTTCTGATGATGTGCTAAAAAGTGGCAGGCAAAAGATTTTAGAGGTTGATAGTGTAAATGACAGTTGCTCATCGTCACAATCAAATATGGAACATGTTTCAGCTTCCATGGCGACTGAAGTGGATGACACTGGTGAATGCTCCTCATCTAGTGTGATGGCTATGGAGGTCAAGGGGGAAGAtctttcagaaaatgatttatgcaTTTCTATACTTAGATGTCAGGGTTTGGTTGGTGTTTTGACTGCCAAGAATGATGATTCTACTGAAGATGCCGGTCCTAGTGGTGGAAGTAGCTGTTCCCGACTATGCAATATTTGTGGTCATTCAGATACTACAATGAACATGCTTATTTGTGATCATTGTGAAGAGGCATTCCATGTTTCTTGCCTGAATCCCCGTATGAAGAAAATACCAACTGATGATGATGAATGGTTTTGTTATTCTTGTTTGAAAAAGAAGTGTAAAATTCCAAAGGAAACAGACACCATAAAATCACCATGCATTGCTAGTGAAATGGGCAGATGTAGAATCACATCAGTTAAAGGTGACTCAAATCAAATACTATTGATGTTGAGAGACACTGAACCATATAAAATGGGTGTCCGGGTTGGTAAAGGTTTTCAAGCAGAAGTTCCTGACTGGTCAGGTCCAATAATTAA TGATGTTGATGCCATAGGTGAACCAGTGGAAATGAATCCTTCAGTTTGTGTTACTTCACAT GAATGGAACGTCAACAAGCCTTATACACTAAACTCCATATGTAATTGGCTTCAGTGTCGAGACATTATAGACGGCATAGGAGAAGGTGTAAATGGAACTATATGTGGAAAGTGGCGCAG GGCTCCTCTTTGTGAAGTCCAAACTGATGACTGGGACTGCTTTCGCTCTGCCCTTTGGGATCCAACCCATGCTGATTGTGCTGTCCCTCAG GAGCTAGAAACAGATCAAGTTCTAAAGCAACTAAAATATATTCAGATG CTGAGGCCACAGCTAGCTGCCAAACGGCGAAAGTCAGGTCATACAAAGAGTGATGGTGATCCTCAAAAACCTACAGTTAAACATACGGACTCCATAACATG GGTTTTTAAGTTTcatggatga
- the LOC122315439 gene encoding supporter of activation of yellow protein isoform X2 yields MVMQSSLPSSTEATLFFVSDHGKVEDLRDWRPGTETWQMGSNCDKHPHGQCGNAEPIIEEKDNASTPNSLNFPRSYSQPSNVSTISESCVPNFVYRRRKLRQNSLTIFSPQAPVNMKKSADCHSVISSDVPSVAAKEKLVDFQGFQIEHESHTVGAPIKDSLLCIKDPCVFKSQSINGCSVGDGHASDDVLKSGRQKILEVDSVNDSCSSSQSNMEHVSASMATEVDDTGECSSSSVMAMEVKGEDLSENDLCISILRCQGLVGVLTAKNDDSTEDAGPSGGSSCSRLCNICGHSDTTMNMLICDHCEEAFHVSCLNPRMKKIPTDDDEWFCYSCLKKKCKIPKETDTIKSPCIASEMGRCRITSVKGDSNQILLMLRDTEPYKMGVRVGKGFQAEVPDWSGPIINDVDAIGEPVEMNPSVCVTSHEWNVNKPYTLNSICNWLQCRDIIDGIGEGVNGTICGKWRSF; encoded by the exons ATGGTGATGCAAAGTTCCCTTCCTAGTTCAACTGAAGCTACTCTATTTTTCGTATCTGATCATGGGAAAGTAGAGGACTTACGTGATTGGAGGCCGGGCACTGAAACTTGGCAGATGGGTTCAAATTGTGATAAACACCCACATGGTCAGTGCGGAAATGCTGAACCAATAATAGAGGAAAAGGATAATGCTAGTACTCCAAACTCGTTAAATTTTCCTAGAAGCTATTCCCAGCCATCAAATGTTAGTACAATATCTGAAAGCTGTGTGCCAAATTTTGTATATAGGCGAAGGAAGCTACGGCAAAACTCTCTCACCATTTTTTCACCACAGGCCCCTGTAAATATGAAGAAAAGTGCTGATTGTCATTCAGTCATAAGTTCTGATGTACCTTCTGTGGCAGCCAAAGAAAAGCTTGTAGATTTTCAAGGTTTTCAAATTGAGCATGAAAGTCATACTGTTGGAGCGCCCATTAAGGATTCTCTTTTATGCATAAAAGATCCCTGCGTTTTTAAGTCACAATCTATAAATGGATGTTCAGTTGGGGATGGGCATGCTTCTGATGATGTGCTAAAAAGTGGCAGGCAAAAGATTTTAGAGGTTGATAGTGTAAATGACAGTTGCTCATCGTCACAATCAAATATGGAACATGTTTCAGCTTCCATGGCGACTGAAGTGGATGACACTGGTGAATGCTCCTCATCTAGTGTGATGGCTATGGAGGTCAAGGGGGAAGAtctttcagaaaatgatttatgcaTTTCTATACTTAGATGTCAGGGTTTGGTTGGTGTTTTGACTGCCAAGAATGATGATTCTACTGAAGATGCCGGTCCTAGTGGTGGAAGTAGCTGTTCCCGACTATGCAATATTTGTGGTCATTCAGATACTACAATGAACATGCTTATTTGTGATCATTGTGAAGAGGCATTCCATGTTTCTTGCCTGAATCCCCGTATGAAGAAAATACCAACTGATGATGATGAATGGTTTTGTTATTCTTGTTTGAAAAAGAAGTGTAAAATTCCAAAGGAAACAGACACCATAAAATCACCATGCATTGCTAGTGAAATGGGCAGATGTAGAATCACATCAGTTAAAGGTGACTCAAATCAAATACTATTGATGTTGAGAGACACTGAACCATATAAAATGGGTGTCCGGGTTGGTAAAGGTTTTCAAGCAGAAGTTCCTGACTGGTCAGGTCCAATAATTAA TGATGTTGATGCCATAGGTGAACCAGTGGAAATGAATCCTTCAGTTTGTGTTACTTCACAT GAATGGAACGTCAACAAGCCTTATACACTAAACTCCATATGTAATTGGCTTCAGTGTCGAGACATTATAGACGGCATAGGAGAAGGTGTAAATGGAACTATATGTGGAAAGTGGCGCAG tttttaa